Proteins from one Panicum virgatum strain AP13 chromosome 7K, P.virgatum_v5, whole genome shotgun sequence genomic window:
- the LOC120641150 gene encoding deoxymugineic acid synthase 1-D-like, with amino-acid sequence MASAAVPVPEVALRPGGGARPMPAVGMGTASLQPVPGATRDAVLAAIELGYRHFDTAAMYGTEGPLGEAVAEAVRRGLLRSREEVFVTSKLWCTQSHPDLVLPSLRETLRSLQMEYLDLSLIHWPVALKPGVPTFPSRKEDAVPFDLEGVWRAMEECHRLGLARAIGVSNFTTKHLGRVLAAATVPPAVNQVELNPAWQQRTLRAYCADKGIHVAAYSPLGGQNWDGTGSNAVLGSEVLAGIAKARGKSVAQVALRWIYEQGVTSIVKSYNKERLRQNLDIFDWELTDDDRLKISQIPQKKIVRAEALFSQEGEFTSVDPADLEIVEE; translated from the exons ATGGCGTCCGcggcggtgccggtgccggaggTGGCCctgcggccgggcggcggcgcgcggccgatgCCGGCGGTGGGCATGGGCACGGCGTCGTTGCAGCCGGTGCCCGGGGCCACCAGGGACGCCGTGCTGGCGGCCATCGAGCTGGGCTACCGCCACTTCGACACGGCCGCCATGTACGGCACGGAGGGGCCGCTCGGcgaggccgtggccgaggccgtgcGCCGCGGGCTCCTCCGGTCCCGGGAGGAGGTGTTCGTCACCTCCAAGCTCTGGTGCACGCAGAGCCACCCGGACCTCGTCCTCCCCTCCCTCCGGGAGACCCTCAG GAGCCTGCAGATGGAGTACCTGGACCTGTCCCTGATCCACTGGCCGGTGGCCCTCAAGCCCGGGGTGCCGACTTTCCCCAGCAGGAAGGAGGACGCCGTGCCGTTCGACTTGGAGGGCGTGTGGCGGGCGATGGAGGAGTGCCACCGGCTGGGGCTCGCCAGGGCCATCGGCGTCAGCAACTTCACCACCAAGCACCTCGGCagggtcctcgccgccgccaccgtcccgCCCGCGGTGAACCAGGTGGAGCTCAACCCGGCGTGGCAGCAGCGGACGCTGCGGGCGTACTGCGCCGACAAGGGCATCCACGTCGCGGCGTACTCGCCGCTGGGGGGGCAGAACTGGGACGGCACGGGCAGCAACGCCGTGCTGGGGTCGGAGGTGCTCGCCGGGATCGCCAAGGCGAGGGGGAAATCCGTCGCGCAG GTGGCGTTGAGATGGATATACGAGCAGGGCGTGACGTCCATCGTCAAGAGCTACAACAAGGAGAGGCTCAGGCAAAACCTCGACATCTTCGACTGGGAGCTGACCGACGACGACCGGCTCAAGATCAGCCAGATCCCACAGAAGAAGATTGTCAGGGCTGAGGCTTTGTTCTCGCAGGAGGGTGAATTCACGTCCGTTGATCCAGCAGACCTGGAAATCGTAGAGGAATAG
- the LOC120641151 gene encoding glutamate decarboxylase 2-like, whose product MVLTHVEELDDAAAASAVVFASRYVQEPLPRYELGQKSISKDAAYQIIHDELLLDSSPRLNLASFVTTWMEPECDRLILEGINKNYADMDEYPVTTELQNRCVNIIARLFNAPVGDGEKAVGVGTVGSSEAIMLAGLAFKRRWQHRRRAAGKPCDRPNIVTGANVQVCWEKFARYFEVELKEVRLREGRYVMDPDEAVAMVDENTICVAAILGSTLTGEFEDVKRLNDLLAARNRRTGWGTPIHVDAASGGFIAPFLYPELEWDFRLPLVKSINVSGHKYGLVYAGVGWVVWRSKEDLPEDLIFHINYLGADQPTFTLNFSKGSSQIIAQYYQFLRLGFEGYRNVMENCMESARILREGLERTGRFTIISKERGVPLVAFTPKGGEEGASLAFRLSSELRRFGWIVPAYTMPADLERMAVLRVVVREDFGRPLAERFLAHVRMALDALDDEARGGPVPRMRVTIELGPAAKGSGEEASARVVKRESVVAVQRSVSVAGGKTKGVC is encoded by the exons ATGGTTCTGACGCACGTTGAGGAGCTcgacgatgccgccgccgcgtcggccgtCGTCTTCGCCTCGAGATACGTCCAGGAGCCGCTCCCGAG GTACGAGCTGGGGCAGAAGTCCATCTCCAAGGACGCGGCGTACCAGATCATCCACGACGAGCTGCTGCTGGACAGCAGCCCGCGGCTGAACCTGGCGTCCTTCGTCACCACGTGGATGGAGCCCGAGTGCGACAGGCTCATCCTCGAGGGCATCAACAAGAACTACGCCGACATGGACGAGTACCCCGTCACCACCGAGCTCCAG AACCGGTGCGTGAACATCATCGCGCGGCTGTTCAACGCGCCGGTGGGCGACGGCGAGAAGGCCGTCGGGGTCGGCACGGTGGGGTCGTCGGAGGCGATCATGCTCGCCGGGCTGGCCTTCAAGCGGCGGTGGCagcaccggcggcgggcggcggggaagCCCTGCGACCGGCCCAACATCGTGACCGGCGCCAACGTGCAGGTGTGCTGGGAGAAGTTCGCGCGCTACTTCGAGGTGGAGCTCAAGGAGGTGAGGCTCCGGGAAGGGCGCTACGTGATGGACCCCGACGAGGCCGTGGCGATGGTCGACGAGAACACCATCTGCGTCGCCGCCATCCTCGGCTCCACGCTCACCGGCGAGTTCGAGGACGTGAAGCGCCTCAACGACCTGCTCGCCGCCAGGAACAGGCGCACCGGGTGGGGCACGCCCATCCACGTGGAcgcggccagcggcggcttCATCGCACCGTTCCTGTACCCGGAGCTGGAGTGGGACTTCCggctgccgctggtgaagaGCATCAACGTCAGCGGCCACAAGTACGGCCTCGTCTACGCCGGCGTCGGCTGGGTCGTCTGGCGCAGCAAGGAGGACCTGCCCGAGGACCTCATCTTCCACATCAACTACCTCGGCGCCGACCAGCCCACCTTCACGCTCAACTTCTCCAAAG GGTCTAGCCAGATCATCGCGCAGTATTACCAGTTCCTCCGATTAGGCTTCGAG GGGTACCGGAATGTGATGGAGAACTGCATGGAGAGCGCGCGGATCCTGCGGGAGGGGCTGGAGCGCACGGGCCGGTTCACCATCATCTCCAAGGAGCGGGGCGTGCCGCTGGTGGCCTTCACGCCcaagggcggcgaggagggcgccTCGCTGGCGTTCCGGCTGTCGTCGGAGCTGCGCCGGTTCGGGTGGATCGTGCCGGCGTACACGATGCCGGCGGACCTGGAGCGCATGGCGGTGCTCCGCGTCGTGGTGCGGGAGGACTTCGGCCGCCCGCTGGCGGAGCGGTTCCTGGCCCACGTGCGGATGGCGCTGGACGCGCTGGACGACGAGGCCAGGGGCGGGCCCGTGCCGAGGATGCGGGTCACCATCGAGCTCGGCCCCGCCGCCAAGGGCTCCGGCGAGGAGGCCTCCGCCAGGGTCGTCAAGCGGGAGTCCGTCGTCGCGGTGCAGCGGAGCGTGTCGGTTGCCGGCGGGAAGACCAAGGGCGTCTGCTGA
- the LOC120643044 gene encoding transcription repressor OFP3-like, with protein sequence MPSLQLLARARAGAASAGARLQGAATRRSAMQLFSGRSKERRSGGGGSNCQAAAATTRHRSGRCRALCCGASRLSVSSSASCSSADAAPEPLPLPPPPHPHPRGLSKLAHRMVQARLQSMIDAASETPVPRRAPDDEPVAGERPRRGLPRAWARGGGRGYEKSARREPAAGVRACVVLLAEDRRTHDPREEFRRSIAEVITAKRMAEPAELRALLNCYVSVNAREHRAAILQAFHEVCSVLFSCKQLG encoded by the coding sequence ATGCCCTCTCTCCAACTactcgcgcgcgcgcgtgccggAGCAGCGAGCGCAGGAGCAAGGCTGCAAGGGGCGGCGACGCGGAGATCAGCCATGCAGCTCTTCTCGGGCCGGAGCAAGGAGCGcaggagcggcggaggcggcagcaACTgccaggccgcggcggcgacgactcgGCACAGGAGTGGCAGGTGCCGCGCGCTGTGCTGCGGCGCGTCGCGGCTGAGCGTGTCCTCGTCGGCGTCGTGCTCGTCCGCGGACGCGGCGCCGGAGCCGctccccctgccgccgccgccgcatccgcaCCCGCGCGGCCTGTCCAAGCTCGCGCACAGGATGGTCCAGGCGCGGCTGCAGTCGATGATCGACGCCGCCTCGGAGACCCcggtgccgcgccgcgcgccggacGACGAGCCCGTCGCCGGTGAGCGGCCCCGCCGCGGCCTACCGCGCGCgtgggcccgcggcggcggccgcggctacGAGAAGAGCGCCCgccgggagccggcggcgggcgtgcgtgcgtgcgtggtgCTGCTGGCGGAGGACCGGCGGACGCACGACCCGCGGGAGGAGTTCCGGCGGTCCATCGCGGAGGTGATCACGGCGAAGCGGATGGCCGAGCCCGCGGAGCTGCGGGCGCTGCTCAACTGCTACGTCTCGGTGAACGCGCGCGAGCACCGCGCCGCCATCCTCCAAGCCTTCCACGAGGTCTGCTCGGTCCTCTTCTCCTGCAAGCAGCTGGGCTGA